Proteins co-encoded in one Merismopedia glauca CCAP 1448/3 genomic window:
- the hisG gene encoding ATP phosphoribosyltransferase: protein MITVALPKGALLKDSIRLLQAVGLDFSAFLDSTNRQLQIQDPHSSAKALLVRAQDVPVYVEYGQAQLGIVGYDVLREKQPQVAHLADLEFGQCRLSVAVKQSSPYRSALELPPHGRVASKFVRCAREYFHNLDLPVEIVPLYGSVELGPITGMSEAIVDLVSTGRTLQENGLVEIEELFTSSARLIAHPLSYRLNTGNLSSLVAKMRDIAALAKVGS, encoded by the coding sequence ATGATTACTGTTGCTTTACCTAAAGGGGCACTTTTAAAAGATAGTATCCGCTTGCTACAAGCAGTGGGACTCGATTTTAGTGCTTTTCTGGATTCCACTAATCGCCAATTACAAATCCAAGATCCTCATAGTAGTGCTAAAGCTTTACTAGTCAGGGCACAAGATGTCCCTGTTTATGTAGAATATGGTCAAGCACAGTTGGGAATAGTCGGTTATGATGTTTTGCGGGAAAAACAACCCCAAGTTGCTCATCTAGCCGATCTAGAATTTGGTCAATGTCGCCTTTCAGTAGCAGTCAAACAGTCTAGTCCCTACCGCTCAGCCCTAGAACTACCACCTCACGGTAGAGTTGCATCTAAATTTGTCCGTTGCGCTCGTGAATATTTTCATAATCTAGATTTACCAGTAGAAATTGTGCCTCTCTATGGTTCGGTAGAGTTAGGACCAATTACAGGTATGTCTGAGGCAATTGTAGATTTAGTTTCTACTGGGCGCACTTTGCAAGAAAATGGGTTGGTGGAAATTGAAGAACTATTTACTAGTAGCGCTCGTTTAATTGCTCATCCTCTTAGCTACCGCCTAAATACTGGTAATCTCAGCAGCTTAGTGGCT
- a CDS encoding PEP-CTERM sorting domain-containing protein, producing MKKYAINHLSVTILSVTTAILSSISAASAFNLHRITNLSATGAFQGFKINNSGQVAGISNGRAALWSDGRPTDLGTLGGHNILISDLNEFGQVVGQSDTADGYSRAFRSLNGKLTDLGTLGGKDSFARKINGNGQVAGTSNTVDGSYRAFLWSEKGMRDLGHLGGNDSLASDLNETGQVVGTSYTSEGYSRAFLSSEKGMRDLGHLGGNDSFARKINGNGQVAGTSYTPEGYARAFLWSEEGMRDLGHLGGNYSYASDMNETGQIIGQSYTTDGFYHSFLWSEEGMRDLGDLGGNYTYASDINEDGQIIGQSQTADGSEYAFLWEEDSMISLERLLPINSGWSGLEVLQINDDGKILGNGYFEGEFHTFLMTPTDQPIEPIPEPSSIIGSLFGLGSLVATARYRRLRSQKKTTENHSIN from the coding sequence ATGAAAAAATATGCGATCAATCATCTGTCAGTAACGATCTTAAGCGTAACAACAGCTATATTGAGCAGCATCTCAGCCGCAAGTGCATTCAATTTACATCGAATTACTAATTTGAGTGCTACTGGTGCTTTTCAAGGATTCAAGATCAACAATTCTGGGCAGGTTGCAGGTATATCTAACGGACGTGCGGCTCTGTGGTCTGATGGTAGACCAACAGATTTAGGCACTCTAGGCGGTCATAATATCCTTATTTCTGACCTGAACGAATTTGGTCAAGTAGTAGGTCAATCAGATACCGCCGACGGGTATTCCCGAGCTTTCCGATCCTTGAATGGTAAGCTAACAGATTTAGGCACTCTTGGTGGTAAAGATAGCTTTGCTCGTAAAATCAACGGAAATGGTCAAGTCGCAGGGACATCAAATACAGTAGATGGCTCTTACCGTGCTTTTCTGTGGTCAGAAAAGGGCATGAGAGATTTAGGTCATCTTGGTGGTAATGATAGCCTTGCTTCTGACCTGAATGAAACTGGTCAAGTAGTGGGTACATCATACACTTCCGAGGGATATTCCCGTGCTTTTCTATCGTCAGAAAAGGGCATGAGAGATTTAGGTCATCTTGGTGGTAATGATAGCTTTGCCCGCAAAATCAACGGAAATGGTCAAGTAGCGGGGACTTCATATACTCCAGAGGGATATGCCCGCGCTTTTTTATGGTCAGAAGAAGGGATGAGAGATTTAGGTCATCTTGGTGGTAATTATAGCTATGCCTCCGACATGAACGAAACGGGTCAAATAATTGGTCAATCATATACCACAGATGGGTTTTACCATAGTTTCCTGTGGTCAGAAGAAGGGATGAGAGATTTAGGCGATCTCGGTGGTAATTATACTTATGCCTCCGATATTAATGAAGATGGTCAAATAATTGGTCAATCACAAACCGCAGATGGGTCTGAGTATGCCTTTCTGTGGGAAGAAGATAGCATGATCTCGTTAGAAAGACTTCTGCCAATAAATTCTGGTTGGTCTGGCTTAGAGGTACTTCAAATCAACGATGATGGTAAAATACTAGGAAATGGTTATTTTGAAGGTGAGTTTCATACTTTTCTGATGACTCCCACAGATCAACCAATCGAACCGATTCCCGAACCTTCTTCAATTATCGGTTCACTTTTTGGATTGGGTAGTTTGGTTGCTACTGCTCGCTACCGCCGCCTTCGTTCTCAAAAAAAGACTACAGAGAATCACTCAATTAATTGA